A DNA window from Aureibaculum sp. 2308TA14-22 contains the following coding sequences:
- the argG gene encoding argininosuccinate synthase: MNKLVLAYSGGLDTSYCAKYLSAKKGYEVHAVSVNTGGFTDKEINAIEEKAYALGVKSYTNINAISTFYEKVVKYLIFGNVLKNNTYPLSVSSERIIQAIEIVTHAKKIGAKFIAHGSTGAGNDQIRFDMIFQILAPEIEIITPIRDLKLSRQEEIEFLKEHGVELSWEKAQYSINKGLWGTSVGGKETLTSNKPLPEGAYPSQLEKDEPENMKLSFEKGELIAINYVKNSPVENIRILDEIASKYAIGRDIHVGDTIIGIKGRVGFEAAAPLIIIKAHHLLEKHVLTKWQQHHKEYLSNWYGTMLHEGQYLDAVMRNIEAFMEDAQENVSGDVMVTLHPYRFTLDGIQSPHDLMNSKVAAYGEMNEGWTADDAKGFIKILSNQNKIFNQINNSE, translated from the coding sequence ATGAACAAGTTAGTTTTAGCATATAGCGGTGGATTAGACACTTCATATTGTGCAAAATATTTATCTGCGAAAAAAGGTTATGAAGTACATGCTGTAAGTGTAAATACAGGAGGTTTTACCGACAAGGAGATTAATGCAATAGAAGAAAAAGCCTATGCCTTAGGGGTTAAGTCTTATACAAATATTAATGCCATTTCAACTTTTTACGAAAAAGTGGTTAAATACTTAATTTTTGGGAATGTATTAAAGAATAATACATATCCTTTATCCGTAAGTTCAGAAAGAATTATTCAAGCCATTGAAATAGTAACTCATGCTAAAAAAATTGGAGCAAAATTTATAGCACATGGTAGTACTGGTGCAGGTAATGACCAGATACGTTTCGACATGATTTTTCAAATTTTAGCTCCTGAAATTGAAATTATAACACCAATTAGAGATTTAAAGTTATCAAGACAAGAAGAGATAGAATTTTTAAAGGAACACGGTGTTGAACTTTCTTGGGAAAAAGCCCAATATTCTATCAATAAGGGACTTTGGGGTACAAGTGTTGGCGGAAAAGAAACTTTGACATCCAATAAACCCTTGCCTGAAGGTGCCTACCCTAGCCAATTAGAAAAAGATGAGCCTGAAAATATGAAGTTGAGCTTTGAAAAAGGTGAATTGATAGCCATCAATTATGTGAAAAATAGTCCAGTTGAAAATATTAGAATTCTTGACGAAATAGCATCTAAATATGCTATAGGTAGAGATATTCATGTTGGAGATACAATTATTGGGATTAAAGGTAGAGTAGGTTTTGAGGCAGCAGCTCCTTTGATTATAATTAAGGCACACCATTTATTGGAAAAACACGTGCTTACCAAATGGCAACAACATCATAAAGAATATTTATCTAATTGGTATGGAACTATGTTACATGAAGGTCAATACTTAGATGCTGTAATGCGTAATATAGAAGCATTTATGGAAGACGCCCAAGAGAATGTAAGCGGTGATGTTATGGTGACATTGCATCCTTATCGCTTTACGTTAGACGGTATTCAGTCTCCACATGATTTGATGAACTCAAAAGTAGCGGCTTATGGTGAAATGAACGAGGGGTGGACAGCAGATGATGCTAAAGGTTTTATCAAAATTTTATCTAATCAAAATAAAATTTTTAACCAAATAAACAATTCAGAGTGA
- a CDS encoding GNAT family N-acetyltransferase has protein sequence MDIVIATKKHSKYANIICDTIAESAKVRGTGIAKRTPEYIITKLENDNAVIALDGDKFAGFCYIEAWGHGKFVANSGLIVHPDYRGQGLAKKIKKVIFDYSKKKFPNAKMFGITTGLAVMKINYELGYKPVTFSELTTDNAFWKGCQTCKNYDILTRTERKMCLCTGMLYDPKDKRPKIEKKPKHPYNKKVLQRLKNIKETVFLKNKKK, from the coding sequence ATGGATATTGTTATTGCAACAAAAAAGCATAGTAAATATGCTAACATTATTTGCGACACTATAGCAGAGTCGGCAAAAGTACGAGGGACGGGAATTGCCAAGCGTACTCCAGAATATATAATCACCAAGCTAGAAAATGATAATGCCGTTATTGCCTTAGACGGTGATAAATTTGCAGGTTTTTGTTATATAGAGGCTTGGGGACATGGTAAGTTTGTGGCCAATTCTGGCTTAATTGTACATCCTGATTATAGAGGACAGGGCTTGGCAAAAAAAATAAAAAAAGTAATTTTTGATTATTCTAAAAAGAAATTCCCCAATGCCAAAATGTTTGGTATTACCACAGGTTTGGCAGTAATGAAAATAAATTACGAATTGGGTTACAAACCAGTCACATTTTCGGAACTGACAACCGACAATGCTTTTTGGAAAGGCTGTCAAACTTGCAAAAATTACGATATTTTAACTCGAACCGAACGTAAAATGTGCTTGTGTACAGGTATGCTTTATGATCCAAAAGATAAAAGACCTAAAATTGAAAAGAAGCCAAAACACCCTTACAATAAAAAGGTGTTACAAAGATTAAAAAACATAAAAGAAACAGTATTCTTAAAAAATAAAAAGAAATAA
- a CDS encoding lytic transglycosylase domain-containing protein gives MKKLLIFIFACNYVLVFAQHTPIEDFDNQTNIKQTATINSIGDNEFNTSHNNLTSTINNEVFTSMVLKERLKILNTKTPFDVPYNATVERFIRLYLKENKAAISNLMDRANYYFPIFEKYLDKHDIPLEIKYLAVVESALLPTAKSHAGAKGIWQFMYHTGKQYGLNVTSYVDDRNDPLKATEAACLYLKDLYERFNDWDLALAAYNSGPGNVNKAIRRSGGKRNYWNIRQYLPKETSSYVPAFYATLYLFEYGEAHQIYPNDTEIDYFDTDTVHIKEQLSFSEIEKRTGVSKKFLASLNPQYKLGVIPYHKEKNYVLTLPKSAIDRFMNIELTDNKTLEDKEKQIHIVATTYNSYVVQKLDNLPKIARKFEITLQQLKKWNGLQTDFLIEGQRLVVTDKKSEVAMQVPTQKIHAQKSSSKPQVYEIYTVNEGDSLFIISKKFPNVTINQLRNWNNIWGVPHIKPGTELKILTSTE, from the coding sequence ATGAAAAAGTTGTTGATTTTTATTTTTGCATGCAATTACGTTTTAGTATTTGCTCAACATACACCCATTGAAGATTTTGACAACCAAACAAACATAAAACAAACTGCTACAATCAATTCCATTGGCGATAATGAATTTAATACATCCCACAACAATTTAACAAGCACGATTAATAATGAAGTTTTTACTTCGATGGTGTTAAAGGAAAGACTTAAAATTTTAAATACCAAAACACCTTTTGATGTACCTTATAATGCAACTGTCGAGCGTTTTATCAGATTGTACCTAAAAGAGAACAAAGCTGCAATTTCTAACTTAATGGACAGAGCAAATTATTACTTCCCAATTTTTGAAAAATATTTGGATAAGCACGACATTCCGCTGGAAATAAAATATTTGGCGGTAGTAGAATCCGCATTGTTGCCTACTGCTAAATCACATGCCGGAGCCAAGGGCATTTGGCAATTTATGTACCATACGGGCAAACAATATGGTTTAAACGTAACTTCTTATGTTGATGATCGTAACGACCCTTTAAAGGCCACCGAGGCTGCTTGCCTTTATTTAAAAGACCTTTATGAACGTTTTAACGATTGGGATTTGGCCTTGGCAGCATACAACTCTGGACCTGGCAATGTAAACAAAGCTATTAGACGATCCGGTGGAAAAAGAAATTATTGGAATATTAGACAGTACTTGCCTAAAGAAACCAGTAGCTATGTTCCCGCATTTTATGCAACATTATATCTATTTGAATATGGTGAAGCTCATCAGATATACCCTAACGATACAGAAATTGATTATTTTGATACCGATACCGTTCATATTAAAGAACAACTCAGTTTTTCGGAAATTGAAAAAAGAACTGGGGTATCAAAGAAATTTTTAGCCTCATTAAACCCGCAATATAAACTAGGTGTAATTCCATATCATAAAGAAAAAAATTACGTATTAACCTTACCAAAAAGTGCAATTGATAGATTTATGAACATAGAATTGACCGATAATAAAACTTTGGAGGATAAAGAAAAACAAATACATATAGTAGCAACTACCTACAATAGCTATGTGGTGCAAAAACTGGACAACCTCCCAAAAATTGCCAGAAAATTTGAAATTACTTTACAGCAATTAAAAAAATGGAACGGATTGCAAACCGATTTTCTGATTGAAGGTCAACGTTTGGTTGTTACCGATAAAAAAAGTGAAGTTGCTATGCAAGTGCCTACCCAAAAAATTCACGCCCAAAAAAGCTCTTCCAAGCCTCAAGTTTATGAAATTTATACTGTAAATGAAGGCGATTCCCTATTTATCATATCTAAAAAATTCCCAAATGTTACCATCAATCAACTTCGTAATTGGAACAATATTTGGGGTGTACCTCACATTAAACCTGGAACAGAACTTAAAATTTTAACAAGTACTGAATAA
- a CDS encoding lytic transglycosylase domain-containing protein: MRFIYVFVLLLLTNVIFAQKNDGQVIEIKDVNKTKTLKISADSLKNNVPELIDHSDADLIDSLWIARLKESSLNHDFQYVNPDEEISDASNIELSTEVLKERLAHLNSTTPFNVEYNSSLERLIKHYLKTRKKTLGNLMGKAEYYFPMFEEHLDKYNIPMEIKYLAIVESALRPRARSRVGASGLWQFMYYTGKQFDLEVNSYVDERHDPLRATEAACKFLSQLYKTFNDWDLALAAYNSGPGNVSKAIRRSGGKRNYWNIRHNLPRETAGYLPAFYATLYLMEYAKEHDIKPQKFITNRFETDTIVVKQQITFDQINKILNTDNELLEHLNPQYKLNIIPFVKEKNYTLRLPVHLIGKFVSNEEQIYAYAKEDLAKREKQLPKFQTAPGKIRYRVRNGDYLGKIAQRYGVGVSQIKRWNGLRSNNLRIGQRLTIYPRNYKTASTKSKKASTKKTTTKSTPKGKYTTYTVKKGDSLWIISKKFPKVSVEQIKSWNNIWRVKSLKPGMKLKIYKS; encoded by the coding sequence ATGAGATTTATTTATGTATTTGTTTTATTACTATTGACTAACGTTATTTTTGCTCAAAAAAATGACGGTCAAGTTATTGAAATTAAGGACGTTAATAAAACCAAGACCTTGAAAATTAGTGCGGATAGCCTAAAAAACAATGTACCTGAGTTAATTGACCATAGCGATGCCGATTTAATTGATAGTTTATGGATAGCTAGGTTAAAGGAGTCGTCTTTGAACCATGATTTTCAATATGTAAACCCCGATGAAGAAATTTCAGATGCTTCAAACATTGAACTTTCAACTGAAGTGCTTAAAGAAAGGTTGGCCCACCTGAATAGTACAACACCCTTTAATGTAGAATACAATTCTTCCTTAGAACGATTAATCAAACATTATTTAAAAACCCGAAAAAAAACACTGGGCAATTTAATGGGCAAAGCGGAATACTATTTCCCAATGTTTGAAGAACATTTAGACAAATACAATATCCCAATGGAAATTAAGTATTTAGCTATTGTTGAGTCAGCTTTAAGACCAAGAGCCCGATCTAGAGTAGGTGCTTCGGGTTTATGGCAATTTATGTATTATACCGGAAAACAATTTGACCTTGAGGTAAATTCTTATGTTGATGAAAGACATGACCCCTTAAGAGCAACTGAAGCTGCTTGTAAATTTTTATCGCAACTCTATAAAACTTTTAACGATTGGGATCTTGCTTTAGCGGCTTACAATTCTGGTCCGGGTAATGTATCAAAAGCTATAAGACGATCAGGAGGAAAAAGAAATTATTGGAATATCAGACATAATTTGCCTCGTGAAACAGCTGGTTATCTGCCTGCTTTTTATGCTACATTATATTTAATGGAATACGCCAAAGAACATGACATTAAACCTCAAAAATTTATAACCAATAGGTTTGAAACCGATACAATTGTAGTTAAGCAGCAAATTACTTTTGACCAAATTAATAAAATATTAAATACGGATAATGAACTGTTAGAACATTTGAATCCGCAATACAAGTTAAATATAATTCCGTTTGTGAAAGAGAAGAATTATACATTACGCTTACCGGTACATTTAATAGGTAAGTTCGTGTCTAACGAGGAGCAAATTTATGCTTACGCAAAAGAAGATTTAGCAAAACGAGAAAAGCAATTACCAAAATTTCAAACAGCACCAGGTAAAATACGATACAGAGTAAGAAATGGTGACTATCTTGGTAAAATTGCACAACGTTACGGTGTTGGCGTATCTCAAATAAAAAGGTGGAACGGTTTACGCTCAAACAATTTAAGAATAGGACAACGTTTAACCATTTATCCAAGAAATTATAAAACAGCATCTACAAAAAGTAAAAAGGCGTCTACAAAAAAAACCACTACTAAATCTACGCCAAAGGGTAAATACACCACCTATACCGTTAAAAAAGGAGACTCTTTATGGATAATATCAAAAAAATTCCCAAAAGTTTCTGTAGAACAAATCAAAAGTTGGAACAATATTTGGAGGGTTAAAAGTCTAAAGCCAGGAATGAAACTTAAAATCTATAAAAGTTAA
- a CDS encoding DUF4837 family protein — protein sequence MKTLLSIVLVSVFFISCNSKNTELTLKESNSRINHLTIVIENDLWKGQIGDSLREIIGAPVLGLPQEETQFTVNQVTPTAFSNLFKRNRNILFIGIDDKEGYYLKNNVYAAPQLTMTIFGKDTNSLKKLIQEHKKDIISVFKDSDLALYQKEKTRSHLDVKNIKTLTNFGVKLNIPHDYAIVDDTGDFLWLRQEISKGSLNIIAYTLPLTVKDSIAKNIVKIRDTIGKKHIPGPSEGTFMITEAAYTPFTKEVEFGNKPAFETRGTWEVPKEFMAGPFLNYTILDKENNRLLVFEGFTYAPSINKRDFMFELEAIIKTLKG from the coding sequence ATGAAAACACTATTATCAATTGTATTAGTAAGTGTGTTTTTTATCTCGTGCAATTCAAAAAATACAGAACTAACATTAAAAGAATCCAACAGTAGGATAAACCATTTAACAATAGTTATTGAAAATGACCTTTGGAAAGGTCAAATTGGCGACTCTCTTAGGGAAATTATAGGGGCTCCTGTTTTGGGACTACCTCAAGAAGAAACCCAATTTACAGTTAACCAAGTAACCCCTACAGCTTTTTCAAATTTATTTAAAAGAAACAGAAATATATTGTTTATAGGTATTGATGATAAAGAAGGTTATTACTTAAAAAATAATGTTTATGCCGCTCCTCAATTAACAATGACTATTTTTGGTAAAGACACAAACTCATTAAAGAAGTTAATTCAAGAACATAAAAAAGACATTATCTCTGTTTTTAAAGATTCTGATTTGGCTCTGTATCAAAAAGAAAAAACCAGAAGCCATCTTGATGTGAAAAACATTAAAACCCTGACTAATTTTGGAGTAAAACTGAATATACCTCACGACTACGCTATCGTTGATGATACAGGTGATTTTTTATGGTTACGGCAAGAAATTTCTAAAGGAAGTTTAAACATTATTGCTTATACCTTACCCTTAACAGTAAAAGATAGTATTGCTAAAAATATTGTTAAAATTAGAGATACTATTGGAAAAAAACACATTCCTGGTCCTTCAGAAGGAACTTTTATGATTACAGAAGCTGCCTATACACCGTTTACCAAAGAAGTTGAATTTGGTAATAAACCCGCATTTGAAACTAGAGGTACCTGGGAAGTGCCTAAAGAATTTATGGCAGGGCCTTTTTTAAACTACACTATACTAGATAAGGAAAACAATAGATTACTGGTTTTTGAAGGATTTACCTACGCTCCTTCAATTAACAAACGTGACTTTATGTTTGAGCTTGAAGCTATAATAAAAACCTTAAAAGGTTAA